A genome region from Effusibacillus lacus includes the following:
- the leuC gene encoding 3-isopropylmalate dehydratase large subunit, with product MAHPRTLFEKIWDAHVIHAEEGKPSILYIDLHLVHEVTSPQAFDGLRMAGRKVRRPERTFAVMDHNVPTTDRRLPIEDPISKQQMETLARNCEEFGIRLADLHSPDQGIVHVIGPELGLTHPGMTIVCGDSHTSTHGAFGALAFGIGTSEVEHVLATQCLSQSKPKTMEVRVNGKLPFGVTAKDLILGIIAKFGTDFGTGYVIEYTGEAVREMSMEERMTVCNMSIEAGARAGLIAPDETTYSYLRGRQYAPQGDAFEDAVKRWYQLRTDEGAVYDKVVEFDAASLVPQVTWGTSPGMGADITARVPAPEDFATLAERKAAEAALAYMGLTPGTPISEIRIDRVFIGSCTNSRIEDLRVAAQVVKGKKVASHVNAMVVPGSYRVKQQAEREGLDQIFKDAGFEWREPGCSMCLAMNPDVLQPGERCASTSNRNFEGRQGRGGRTHLVSPPMAAAAAIAGHFVDIRNWE from the coding sequence ATGGCCCACCCGCGCACGTTGTTCGAGAAGATTTGGGATGCGCACGTGATTCATGCAGAAGAAGGGAAGCCCAGCATTCTCTATATCGATTTGCATCTGGTTCATGAAGTTACATCACCGCAGGCCTTTGACGGTCTTCGCATGGCCGGCCGGAAGGTGCGCCGCCCGGAGCGGACATTTGCCGTAATGGACCACAACGTTCCAACCACCGACCGGAGGTTGCCGATTGAAGATCCCATATCCAAACAGCAAATGGAGACCCTTGCCCGCAACTGTGAAGAGTTCGGCATCCGCCTGGCCGATTTGCACAGCCCCGATCAAGGAATCGTACATGTAATCGGACCGGAACTCGGGCTGACACACCCCGGCATGACCATTGTCTGCGGAGACAGCCACACCTCCACCCACGGCGCCTTTGGCGCGCTGGCGTTCGGGATCGGCACCAGCGAAGTGGAGCATGTATTGGCCACCCAGTGTCTGTCCCAGTCAAAACCCAAAACCATGGAAGTGCGAGTGAATGGAAAACTGCCTTTCGGTGTCACGGCAAAGGATTTGATTCTTGGGATTATTGCCAAATTCGGCACTGATTTCGGCACGGGGTATGTAATCGAATATACGGGTGAAGCAGTGCGGGAGATGTCCATGGAAGAACGCATGACTGTCTGCAATATGTCAATTGAAGCGGGTGCCCGTGCCGGACTGATAGCTCCTGATGAGACCACCTACTCCTACCTGCGGGGACGCCAATACGCCCCTCAAGGGGATGCGTTTGAGGATGCGGTCAAGAGATGGTACCAGTTAAGAACGGATGAGGGAGCCGTCTACGACAAGGTTGTGGAGTTTGACGCAGCCAGTTTGGTGCCTCAAGTAACATGGGGAACCAGTCCGGGCATGGGAGCCGATATTACCGCGCGAGTGCCTGCTCCGGAGGATTTTGCAACTCTCGCTGAACGAAAGGCGGCAGAGGCCGCATTGGCCTATATGGGACTCACACCGGGAACCCCCATCAGTGAAATCCGGATTGACCGGGTATTTATCGGTTCCTGCACCAACAGCCGGATTGAAGATTTGAGAGTGGCGGCTCAGGTGGTGAAAGGAAAGAAAGTGGCAAGCCATGTCAATGCCATGGTAGTGCCGGGTTCGTACCGTGTTAAGCAGCAGGCGGAACGGGAAGGACTGGATCAAATTTTCAAGGATGCGGGGTTTGAATGGAGAGAACCGGGATGCAGCATGTGTCTGGCCATGAACCCCGATGTTCTGCAGCCGGGTGAGCGGTGTGCGTCCACTTCCAACCGGAATTTTGAAGGCCGTCAGGGCCGGGGCGGACGCACCCATCTCGTCTCCCCGCCGATGGCCGCTGCAGCTGCCATTGCGGGACACTTTGTCGACATACGGAACTGGGAATAA
- the leuD gene encoding 3-isopropylmalate dehydratase small subunit, which yields MQPFVRHTGIVAPLDRVNVDTDAIIPKQFLKRIERTGFGQFLFYDWRFDEQGQVREDFELNRPRYRGASILLAQQNFGCGSSREHAPWSLLDYGFRAIIAPSFADIFYNNCFKNGILPIRLPQSDVDALFARTAEIEGYQLTIDLEQQTVSDNQGFQSSFEVDPYRRELLLKGLDDIGITLQYEDKIRAYEERLA from the coding sequence ATGCAACCTTTTGTGAGACACACTGGCATTGTAGCACCGCTGGACAGAGTAAACGTGGATACGGACGCCATCATTCCCAAGCAATTTTTGAAACGAATCGAACGGACCGGTTTCGGGCAATTTCTTTTCTATGACTGGCGCTTTGACGAACAGGGACAGGTGCGGGAAGACTTCGAACTGAACCGGCCGAGATACCGGGGAGCCTCCATTCTGCTTGCCCAACAGAATTTCGGCTGCGGATCATCGCGGGAACATGCTCCGTGGTCCCTGCTCGATTATGGGTTCCGTGCCATTATCGCGCCATCCTTTGCCGACATCTTCTACAACAACTGTTTCAAAAACGGGATCCTGCCCATCCGTTTGCCCCAATCGGACGTTGATGCCCTGTTCGCCCGAACGGCGGAAATCGAGGGTTACCAGTTGACAATCGATCTGGAGCAGCAAACTGTAAGCGACAATCAAGGCTTTCAGTCTTCCTTCGAAGTGGACCCGTATCGTCGCGAACTGCTTCTGAAAGGACTGGACGACATCGGGATTACTCTGCAGTATGAGGACAAGATTCGGGCTTATGAAGAACGGCTGGCTTAG
- the rpmI gene encoding 50S ribosomal protein L35 encodes MPKMKTKRSAAKRFKRTGSGKLKRSHAYTSHLFSNKSEKQKRQLKKAALVSKGDQKRIAQLVTYI; translated from the coding sequence ATGCCGAAAATGAAAACCAAGCGTTCCGCCGCAAAGCGTTTCAAGCGTACAGGTTCCGGCAAACTGAAGCGTTCCCACGCTTACACCAGCCACCTGTTCTCGAACAAATCCGAGAAGCAAAAGCGTCAACTGAAAAAAGCCGCTCTCGTATCCAAGGGCGACCAGAAGCGCATTGCACAACTCGTAACCTATATCTAA
- a CDS encoding thiol-disulfide oxidoreductase DCC family protein produces MDDRIHVIYDGDCNLCKGSVQWLRSKDRTGLLAFTPLQDPEVLIRYDIPYQEAMTEMQVIIEGQRYKGAEGVLYVLAHLPGYRWMGIGLKSGLFMRIAKFFYKQISKRRRMFN; encoded by the coding sequence ATGGATGATCGGATTCACGTGATCTATGACGGAGATTGCAATCTTTGCAAGGGGAGTGTCCAGTGGCTAAGGAGCAAGGACCGGACAGGGCTTTTGGCATTCACCCCGCTGCAGGATCCGGAAGTGCTGATTCGTTATGACATACCTTATCAGGAAGCAATGACGGAGATGCAAGTGATTATAGAAGGGCAGCGGTACAAAGGAGCGGAAGGCGTTCTGTATGTACTTGCCCATTTGCCGGGTTACAGGTGGATGGGAATAGGGTTAAAATCCGGACTGTTCATGAGGATAGCCAAATTTTTCTACAAACAGATTTCCAAGCGGCGTCGGATGTTTAATTAA
- a CDS encoding biotin transporter BioY has product MNKWTTRGLVFSALFAAIYMALTYGKLYLPISPVPISLSNFGVMLAGSILGARYGFLAVAIVVALAFAGLPVFGGNGGIALLLGPSGGFILMQPFAALLLGCFASGMVRDKLAFIKLLAANFLFGSLFLYPIGLSWLAYKLNWSFSKAIYSGFLVYMPGDILKAAVCTVVALAVWRVYPTERITGQTLVR; this is encoded by the coding sequence ATGAACAAATGGACAACCCGCGGACTGGTGTTCAGCGCCCTGTTCGCCGCCATCTACATGGCACTTACTTATGGGAAGCTTTATCTCCCCATCTCGCCCGTCCCGATTTCCCTCAGCAACTTCGGTGTGATGCTGGCCGGCAGCATCCTGGGAGCCCGGTACGGCTTTCTGGCAGTCGCAATTGTAGTGGCTCTGGCATTTGCAGGACTCCCTGTCTTTGGCGGGAATGGCGGTATCGCCCTCCTCCTGGGGCCGTCGGGAGGATTTATCCTCATGCAACCTTTTGCAGCACTCCTGCTTGGCTGCTTCGCATCCGGAATGGTTCGCGACAAACTCGCATTCATTAAGCTCTTGGCAGCGAATTTCCTGTTCGGTTCTCTTTTTCTCTATCCGATCGGACTTTCCTGGCTGGCTTACAAGCTAAATTGGTCGTTCTCCAAAGCCATCTATTCGGGCTTCCTGGTGTATATGCCGGGGGACATCCTAAAGGCTGCTGTCTGCACCGTCGTGGCGCTGGCCGTATGGCGGGTCTACCCCACCGAAAGAATTACCGGGCAAACTCTTGTGCGGTAA
- a CDS encoding MDR family MFS transporter, protein MNRIRAFVHQYDTAIWVRVFGTILTTVAGFMLRPFLVLYLYDKLGGSVMMPMVILGLQFSSGVFMNIWGGSLADRYGRKPVMMIALIVEMISMTGFVFADSLWEFAVLAILNGMGMAMFFPAANAQVADVVPEEKRAEVFALLHTALNVGAAAGPLLGLAVFTKNPQLVFALSACAFLIYTVLVWWKVPETLPSEIKANTIRSKAPKLGFREHKNLYLMTFFALPVGMLYTQVESTFPLHLKDHYDNYLSVFTWLMTINGTTVILLQMWIARQTEHFARHKVILASYFLFALVAIGYGVAPAFVLLVLVELLFTLGEMMNGPHIQKAVSLIAPPDMRGRYFSIFTLSWQLSKAVGPVLSGFVFEYLGGLVLFGILAVWLALAGIAQYRLIYRLQSKTGEAANAAQVVPDAAVAD, encoded by the coding sequence ATGAACCGGATTAGAGCTTTCGTCCATCAGTATGATACGGCCATTTGGGTGCGTGTGTTTGGTACCATCCTGACAACGGTGGCCGGATTTATGTTGCGGCCTTTCCTCGTGCTGTACCTGTATGACAAGTTGGGCGGTTCGGTAATGATGCCCATGGTCATTCTCGGACTCCAGTTCTCAAGCGGGGTATTCATGAACATCTGGGGCGGATCGCTTGCAGACCGGTACGGGCGAAAACCGGTCATGATGATCGCCTTGATTGTCGAGATGATCTCCATGACGGGCTTTGTCTTTGCCGATTCCCTTTGGGAGTTTGCCGTGTTGGCGATTCTGAACGGGATGGGTATGGCTATGTTCTTCCCGGCGGCCAATGCCCAGGTGGCGGATGTCGTACCCGAAGAAAAGCGGGCGGAGGTCTTTGCGCTCTTGCATACCGCTTTGAACGTGGGAGCTGCGGCAGGACCGCTCCTCGGGCTGGCGGTGTTCACAAAGAATCCGCAGCTTGTCTTTGCCTTATCGGCATGTGCTTTCTTGATCTACACGGTTCTGGTTTGGTGGAAAGTGCCTGAAACTCTGCCATCGGAAATCAAGGCCAATACGATTCGCAGCAAAGCGCCAAAGCTTGGATTCCGGGAACACAAAAATCTGTACTTGATGACGTTCTTTGCCCTTCCGGTAGGAATGTTATATACCCAGGTGGAGTCCACGTTTCCTTTGCATCTCAAAGATCACTACGATAATTATCTGTCAGTGTTCACCTGGCTGATGACTATAAACGGAACGACTGTGATTCTGCTGCAGATGTGGATCGCAAGGCAAACGGAGCATTTTGCCCGGCACAAGGTCATTCTGGCATCGTATTTCCTGTTTGCCTTAGTGGCGATTGGATACGGGGTGGCTCCTGCTTTTGTCCTGCTTGTCTTGGTGGAATTGCTGTTTACCCTTGGTGAAATGATGAACGGGCCTCATATTCAGAAGGCTGTGTCCTTGATAGCTCCTCCGGACATGCGGGGAAGGTATTTTTCAATTTTCACACTGAGTTGGCAACTGTCCAAGGCTGTGGGACCGGTCCTAAGCGGTTTTGTGTTCGAATACCTGGGAGGTCTTGTGCTGTTTGGCATATTGGCTGTTTGGCTGGCCCTGGCAGGTATTGCCCAGTACAGGCTCATTTACAGGCTGCAGTCAAAAACGGGTGAAGCGGCAAACGCTGCTCAGGTGGTTCCGGATGCAGCCGTGGCAGACTAA
- a CDS encoding LysR family transcriptional regulator has translation MELRQLQYVLKVAEERSFSRAAEKLHIAQPSLSQQILKLEQQLGVKLFDRTSTPLDLTFAGERFVATAGRILDLTDQLRREMEDVANLKKGRLVIGSLPITGAHVLPLVLPVFQKKFPGIEAVLVEDTTEELETLTVKGKTDITLLTLPLGEPSLVYEPILKEEILLAVPPGHPLAKKTARKSGMKGKPVRVNLASLRREPFILLKQGQGFRQIVLDLCREAGFEPQIAFESSNIETVQSLVAAGMGITLVPEMVARSGWTSIRPIYMQLAEPVPTRTLVVAYREGRYLSKAALSFVEMLKEIMVTKKERHGSGDDRNG, from the coding sequence ATGGAATTGCGTCAATTGCAATATGTGCTCAAAGTGGCGGAGGAAAGGAGTTTCTCCAGAGCGGCCGAAAAGCTGCACATCGCCCAACCCTCTCTTAGCCAGCAAATCCTGAAGTTGGAGCAGCAGTTGGGGGTAAAGCTGTTTGACCGTACGTCCACTCCGCTCGACTTGACGTTTGCAGGGGAGCGGTTTGTTGCAACTGCAGGCAGAATTCTTGATTTAACAGATCAGCTCCGCCGTGAAATGGAGGATGTGGCCAATCTCAAAAAGGGCCGCCTGGTCATCGGCAGTCTCCCGATTACAGGAGCCCATGTGTTGCCTTTGGTGCTGCCGGTTTTTCAGAAAAAGTTTCCCGGCATCGAAGCGGTGTTGGTGGAAGATACGACAGAGGAACTGGAAACATTGACCGTTAAAGGGAAGACCGATATAACGCTGCTTACTCTGCCATTGGGAGAACCCTCTCTGGTGTATGAACCAATCCTGAAGGAAGAAATTCTGTTGGCGGTTCCTCCCGGACACCCTCTGGCGAAGAAAACGGCTCGGAAGTCGGGCATGAAGGGGAAGCCCGTACGTGTCAACCTGGCCAGTTTGCGCCGTGAACCCTTCATTCTGTTGAAACAGGGACAGGGATTTCGGCAAATTGTACTGGATCTCTGCCGGGAAGCCGGCTTTGAGCCGCAGATTGCTTTTGAAAGCTCCAACATTGAAACGGTGCAGTCCCTGGTGGCGGCAGGAATGGGGATCACACTGGTGCCGGAGATGGTGGCCCGTTCCGGTTGGACCTCGATCAGGCCGATTTACATGCAATTGGCAGAACCTGTTCCTACCAGGACTTTGGTTGTGGCCTACCGGGAAGGCAGGTATCTGTCAAAAGCGGCTCTTTCGTTTGTCGAAATGCTGAAGGAAATCATGGTAACAAAGAAGGAACGGCATGGGTCGGGAGATGATCGGAATGGATGA
- the rplT gene encoding 50S ribosomal protein L20, which translates to MPRVKGGTVTRRRHKKILKLARGYRGSKHRLFKTANAQVMKSLLYAFRDRRQRKRDFRKLWITRINAQARVNGLSYSKLINGLKKAGIEVNRKMLADLAVNDKDAFASICEKAKAN; encoded by the coding sequence ATGCCGCGCGTTAAAGGTGGTACGGTTACACGCCGTCGTCATAAAAAAATCCTGAAACTTGCACGTGGGTACCGTGGTTCCAAACACAGACTGTTTAAGACTGCGAATGCCCAAGTCATGAAGTCCTTGCTTTACGCATTCCGTGACCGTCGTCAGCGCAAGCGCGACTTCCGGAAGCTGTGGATTACCCGGATCAACGCTCAAGCTCGCGTAAACGGACTGTCCTACAGCAAGCTGATCAACGGCCTCAAGAAAGCAGGCATCGAAGTGAACCGCAAGATGCTGGCTGACCTGGCTGTCAATGACAAAGATGCATTTGCATCCATCTGCGAAAAAGCAAAAGCTAACTGA
- the rpsF gene encoding 30S ribosomal protein S6, translating into MRAYETMYILQPDLEEEARKALVEKFNNIITDNGGQLEKVTELGQRRLAYEIEGFKQGYYVQLNYNAEPTVPQELERVLRISDEVIRILTTVANA; encoded by the coding sequence ATGCGTGCATACGAAACTATGTACATTCTTCAACCGGATCTGGAAGAAGAAGCTCGCAAAGCCCTCGTGGAGAAGTTCAACAATATCATCACTGACAACGGCGGTCAACTGGAAAAAGTGACCGAACTGGGTCAGCGTCGTCTTGCTTACGAAATCGAAGGCTTCAAGCAAGGCTACTATGTGCAGTTGAACTACAATGCAGAGCCTACGGTTCCGCAGGAACTCGAGCGCGTTCTTCGCATCAGCGACGAAGTGATTCGAATTCTGACGACTGTAGCGAACGCTTAA
- the rpsR gene encoding 30S ribosomal protein S18 — translation MNDFKKKRGKRRKVCKLCVDKIEHVDYKDTNRLSRFITERGKILPRRISGNCAHHQRQVTRAIKNARVIALLPYTVEG, via the coding sequence ATGAACGATTTTAAGAAAAAACGCGGCAAGCGCCGCAAAGTTTGCAAACTTTGTGTGGACAAGATCGAACATGTGGATTACAAAGACACCAACCGTCTGAGCCGTTTCATTACGGAGCGCGGCAAGATTCTTCCGCGCCGTATCTCCGGCAACTGCGCGCATCATCAGCGTCAAGTCACCCGTGCAATCAAGAATGCCCGTGTGATCGCATTGCTGCCTTACACGGTTGAAGGCTAA
- a CDS encoding DMT family transporter — MGKYKAWILLVFCNLFWAGNYIFGKYVIAEMSPLWITFSRWVLSLGMLFPIAHFLEKPNWRHAGKEWPTLVAMGILGVIGYNLLLYSALAFTSPTNAALVSALNPGVIVLFSVFLLRERISLPQAGGFVVSLIGVLVILTKGNLGQLFHTEYNQGDLLMIGAVIVWTLYSIIGKRIAGVPPITATAISTFYSTLIMAPFAFIQGIDTGSISMVAVTGILYMTIFPSVGSFVFWNMSVRAIGASQAGIFLNLIPVFTALISLMLGETITASQVWGGLLVFAGVYLTTGMLERMWANRSNQQQRIPR, encoded by the coding sequence ATGGGAAAATATAAGGCTTGGATTCTGTTGGTGTTCTGCAATCTGTTTTGGGCAGGCAACTATATATTCGGCAAATATGTGATTGCCGAGATGTCTCCCCTTTGGATCACTTTCTCACGGTGGGTGCTGTCGTTGGGCATGCTGTTTCCGATTGCACATTTCCTTGAGAAGCCGAATTGGAGGCACGCCGGGAAGGAGTGGCCGACGCTGGTTGCCATGGGAATACTGGGGGTAATCGGGTACAATCTGCTTTTGTATTCGGCGCTCGCCTTTACATCACCAACCAACGCAGCCCTTGTCAGTGCGCTGAATCCAGGTGTGATTGTATTATTTTCCGTATTTCTGCTGCGGGAACGAATCTCCTTGCCTCAGGCGGGCGGGTTTGTGGTGTCTCTGATTGGGGTCCTCGTAATACTGACAAAAGGAAACCTTGGACAGCTTTTTCATACTGAATACAACCAGGGAGACCTGCTCATGATCGGTGCGGTGATCGTCTGGACTCTCTATTCGATTATCGGAAAGCGAATTGCCGGTGTGCCGCCTATTACGGCAACAGCCATTTCGACGTTCTATTCGACACTGATCATGGCCCCGTTTGCCTTTATCCAGGGAATTGACACAGGGTCGATCAGCATGGTGGCAGTAACCGGAATTCTGTACATGACGATCTTTCCTTCCGTGGGTTCTTTTGTGTTCTGGAACATGTCGGTACGGGCGATTGGGGCAAGCCAGGCGGGGATCTTTCTGAATCTGATTCCGGTGTTTACGGCGTTGATCAGTCTGATGCTGGGAGAAACTATCACTGCATCGCAAGTGTGGGGCGGTCTGCTTGTCTTTGCCGGTGTCTATCTTACGACCGGCATGCTGGAACGGATGTGGGCCAACCGAAGCAATCAACAGCAGAGGATACCCCGCTAA
- a CDS encoding DegV family protein, with translation MTKIAWITDSTSGFTPEQAAEHNIHLIPLYVVFDNESFRDGMEITNEEFYARIDRGELPKTSQPSVGDFAELYKRIMDEGYKKGIAVLISANLSGTLETARMAAEMVGFDLAVIDSKITSFPLAQMVLDGQRMEREGKDFAEIVEFLQTYPERFSAYIILDNLEFVHRGGRMNAAQFLLGNLLQIKPILHLPDGRAVVFEKVRSFKKAKSRIFELLSEYRSQDLRICVIHTNVWEQANEWKKELQEMYSNLKVSVQELGSAIAVHAGPGSIGLAWIR, from the coding sequence TTGACAAAAATCGCTTGGATAACAGACAGCACTTCCGGTTTTACGCCGGAACAAGCAGCGGAGCACAACATTCATCTTATCCCCCTGTATGTGGTATTTGACAATGAAAGCTTTCGTGACGGGATGGAGATCACCAACGAAGAGTTTTATGCAAGAATTGACAGAGGGGAGTTGCCCAAGACCTCACAGCCGTCAGTCGGTGATTTTGCTGAACTTTATAAGCGGATAATGGACGAAGGCTACAAGAAAGGAATTGCCGTTCTTATTTCAGCCAACCTCAGCGGTACCTTGGAGACTGCCAGGATGGCGGCCGAAATGGTCGGATTTGATTTGGCGGTGATTGACTCGAAGATTACTTCCTTTCCGCTTGCCCAGATGGTTCTTGATGGACAGAGAATGGAACGGGAAGGGAAAGATTTTGCTGAAATCGTAGAGTTTCTGCAGACTTATCCGGAAAGATTCAGCGCGTATATTATTTTGGACAATCTGGAGTTTGTGCATCGCGGGGGCCGGATGAATGCGGCGCAATTCCTCTTGGGCAATCTGCTGCAGATCAAGCCGATTCTGCACCTTCCCGATGGCAGGGCAGTGGTGTTTGAAAAGGTGCGAAGTTTCAAAAAGGCCAAAAGCCGAATCTTTGAATTGTTGTCCGAATACCGTTCCCAGGATCTTCGGATCTGTGTGATACATACGAATGTGTGGGAACAAGCCAACGAGTGGAAGAAAGAACTTCAGGAGATGTATTCGAACCTTAAAGTGTCCGTCCAGGAACTGGGCTCCGCCATCGCGGTGCACGCGGGGCCCGGATCGATCGGGCTTGCCTGGATCAGATAA
- the infC gene encoding translation initiation factor IF-3 yields the protein MSRDHEVQINEEIRAREVRLIDEKGEQLGIMPLNKALDLAAERELDLVNVAPTAKPPVCKIMDYGKFKFEQQKKEKEARKNQQVINIKEIRLSPTIDEHDFQTKLRNAVKFLQNGDKVKVSVRFRGRQITHTEIGKKVLDRMIEQTSELATVERSPNMDGRQMIMILAPRKG from the coding sequence ATTAGTCGCGATCACGAAGTTCAGATCAATGAAGAGATTCGTGCACGGGAAGTGCGATTGATCGACGAGAAAGGCGAACAGCTTGGCATCATGCCTCTGAACAAAGCATTGGATCTGGCTGCAGAGCGTGAACTGGATCTTGTCAACGTTGCACCGACCGCAAAGCCCCCCGTATGCAAGATCATGGACTACGGGAAATTCAAATTCGAACAACAGAAGAAAGAAAAAGAGGCTCGCAAGAATCAGCAAGTGATCAACATTAAGGAGATCCGACTGTCACCAACCATTGACGAGCACGATTTCCAGACCAAGCTCCGCAATGCAGTCAAGTTTCTCCAAAATGGCGACAAAGTGAAAGTCTCCGTCCGGTTCCGCGGCCGTCAAATCACGCACACGGAAATCGGAAAGAAAGTCCTTGATCGCATGATCGAGCAGACGAGCGAATTGGCTACTGTGGAACGTTCTCCGAACATGGATGGGCGTCAGATGATTATGATTCTTGCTCCAAGAAAGGGATGA
- a CDS encoding methyl-accepting chemotaxis protein, whose amino-acid sequence MFKKFGLQTKLFAILGIPLLVFIVATAFSIQKLNTVTEELQESLYAETYKSSKSVLNADRDMYQALVALHTLLFTESTNQNYQELLKSYKNNIKQTRERVETAKAIFEKDRIRFAELKHPETKSNVFENFDLFYINFNDWENASNSLIDAMANVPVEERAALIYEIISLNDKFDVARDSLNQIEEIAEVYAENKMSEIKNSNQTSQTFTIGTVVIALVLILLIGGWLIRNITSSVNRVMEAANRVADGDLRIERLEMKSNDEIGQLAVAVNTMVGNLRNLINNVRNTAAHVAVSSEELTASAAESSKAAEQIATATQQVAAGAEEQLKSVNEAAAAVNQLSDSINQIAANSEAVSALAEDASHTSKEGVNAVNEVLNQMNEINVTVQETASIIKTLGNRSKEIGDIVSLITDIANQTNLLALNAAIEAARAGEMGRGFAVVADEVRKLAEQSAKSAQQISGLIGEIQKETDQAVVSMQQGTEKVSIGLQKSKHVSEAFYSIEQAVSNVTNKVQEVSAAVQQAAAGSQQIIGSVETVRKTAEEGASASEQTSGASQEQLAAMEEVAASAQSLSRLAEDMQKALAKFNV is encoded by the coding sequence ATGTTTAAAAAATTCGGGTTGCAGACGAAATTGTTTGCCATTCTTGGCATACCGCTTTTAGTGTTTATCGTAGCAACTGCATTTTCCATTCAAAAGCTAAACACTGTTACGGAAGAATTACAGGAGTCATTATATGCGGAAACTTACAAGTCTTCCAAGAGTGTTCTCAACGCCGACAGAGATATGTACCAGGCGCTTGTTGCCTTGCACACGTTGTTATTCACAGAATCAACAAATCAAAACTATCAGGAATTGTTAAAATCTTACAAAAACAACATTAAGCAAACCAGAGAGAGAGTAGAAACGGCAAAAGCAATATTTGAGAAGGATCGCATCCGATTTGCGGAACTCAAACACCCGGAAACGAAAAGTAACGTTTTCGAGAATTTTGACCTGTTTTATATAAATTTCAATGATTGGGAAAATGCCTCCAACTCGCTGATAGATGCAATGGCAAACGTCCCTGTCGAAGAGAGGGCCGCTTTGATCTATGAAATAATCTCATTGAACGACAAATTTGACGTTGCCAGAGACAGTTTAAATCAAATCGAGGAAATTGCAGAAGTTTATGCCGAAAATAAAATGTCCGAAATCAAAAACAGCAATCAAACTTCACAAACTTTTACGATTGGTACAGTCGTGATTGCACTTGTTCTGATTCTGCTGATTGGCGGCTGGCTGATTCGAAATATTACGTCCTCTGTCAACAGAGTCATGGAGGCGGCAAATCGTGTTGCTGACGGAGATCTTCGGATAGAAAGACTGGAGATGAAATCAAATGATGAGATCGGACAATTGGCTGTTGCTGTGAATACGATGGTTGGCAATCTGCGAAATCTGATCAATAACGTTAGGAATACAGCAGCTCACGTAGCTGTTTCTTCCGAAGAATTAACCGCAAGTGCGGCAGAAAGTTCAAAAGCGGCTGAACAGATCGCAACCGCTACCCAACAAGTAGCGGCAGGAGCTGAAGAACAGCTGAAAAGTGTCAATGAAGCAGCAGCCGCCGTAAATCAACTGTCAGACAGCATCAACCAAATTGCCGCAAACAGTGAAGCAGTGTCCGCCTTGGCCGAAGATGCGTCTCATACATCCAAAGAGGGCGTCAATGCCGTTAATGAAGTTCTAAACCAAATGAATGAAATCAACGTTACCGTGCAAGAGACAGCGTCGATCATCAAAACTCTGGGCAATCGATCAAAAGAAATTGGTGATATTGTTTCGTTGATCACCGATATCGCAAACCAAACAAACCTGCTTGCACTCAACGCAGCGATTGAAGCGGCCCGTGCCGGAGAAATGGGTCGTGGATTTGCGGTTGTGGCAGATGAGGTTCGCAAGCTTGCGGAACAATCCGCCAAATCGGCACAACAGATTTCGGGTTTGATCGGAGAAATTCAGAAAGAGACCGATCAAGCAGTAGTATCCATGCAGCAAGGGACTGAAAAGGTTAGCATTGGCTTGCAGAAATCCAAACATGTAAGCGAGGCATTCTATTCAATTGAACAAGCGGTCTCCAATGTAACCAATAAAGTGCAAGAAGTATCGGCCGCAGTGCAGCAAGCGGCAGCGGGAAGTCAGCAGATTATAGGTTCCGTTGAGACAGTCAGGAAGACAGCCGAAGAAGGAGCAAGCGCGAGCGAACAAACATCCGGAGCGAGCCAGGAACAACTTGCAGCGATGGAAGAAGTTGCAGCTTCCGCTCAATCATTATCCCGACTGGCGGAAGATATGCAAAAGGCGTTGGCAAAGTTTAATGTATAA